The sequence GAGCCCTTATGAACTGGTAAGGCAAGGAGCGGGAATTTGGGAAGAGCAGGATTAAAAGGGCATTTCCAATTGTTTGGGGCTGATATTGAAACTTTTCCTGTGATACATACACAATCCGTTGGTCTCAATAGCCATTCTGTGTTCCAATGTTCCATATCCCTTGTTTTTTTTCCAGCCGTACTGAGGAAACTGTCCATGTATTTTTTCCATATAAGCATCTCTGTAAGTTTTTGCTAAAATGCTTGCGGCAGCAATAGATGCATACTTACCATCGCCTTTTACAATGCAGATATGTGGAATTTTTTTATAAGGCATGAACCGATTTCCATCAATCAATAAAAACTCCGGTTTTATTTTGAGCTGTTCAATGGCCATATGCATGGCTTTGAAACTGGCTTTGA is a genomic window of Sediminibacterium sp. TEGAF015 containing:
- a CDS encoding ribonuclease HII, which translates into the protein MLPAFYKENQIEAGCDEAGRGCYAGPVFAAAVILSPYFKHPLLNDSKQVGAKQRMILKEVIESNALAWSVASIDAEEIDRINILKASFKAMHMAIEQLKIKPEFLLIDGNRFMPYKKIPHICIVKGDGKYASIAAASILAKTYRDAYMEKIHGQFPQYGWKKNKGYGTLEHRMAIETNGLCMYHRKSFNISPKQLEMPF